A portion of the Stigmatella aurantiaca DW4/3-1 genome contains these proteins:
- a CDS encoding Ig-like domain-containing protein, with translation MKWLFNPLVLAATLSFAAGCQKVEKIEVKPAQVTFSTAGQKTSLQARALTADGKPVEDSKFEYASSDGKVAQVDPSGAVTAGKSGSATVTVKSGEKSATVPVTVSIPAAITVKGAPFTLTGLESVATVESQVQDDAGKAVQNAEVAFTSADSAIVEVKGNQLVAKGLGTTSVTATSGELKQAFDVTVALPEISTVTLEAAPATLKVGETATLAAVAKGSDGAAIQGVRFSYTSSDEKIATVDASGTVKAVKAGSATITAEGAGKTTEAKLTIKKK, from the coding sequence ATGAAGTGGTTGTTCAATCCCCTGGTGCTCGCCGCCACGCTGTCGTTCGCGGCCGGCTGCCAGAAGGTCGAGAAGATCGAAGTCAAGCCCGCGCAAGTCACCTTCTCCACCGCCGGGCAGAAGACGTCCCTGCAGGCCCGGGCGCTCACCGCCGATGGCAAGCCGGTGGAAGACTCCAAGTTCGAGTACGCCTCCAGTGATGGCAAGGTGGCCCAGGTCGATCCCTCCGGCGCCGTCACCGCGGGCAAGAGCGGCTCGGCCACCGTCACCGTCAAGAGTGGCGAGAAGAGCGCCACGGTGCCCGTGACCGTGAGCATCCCGGCGGCCATCACCGTGAAGGGCGCCCCCTTCACCCTCACCGGCCTGGAGAGCGTGGCCACCGTGGAGAGCCAGGTCCAGGACGATGCTGGCAAGGCCGTTCAGAACGCCGAAGTGGCGTTCACCAGCGCCGACAGCGCCATCGTCGAGGTGAAGGGCAACCAGCTCGTCGCCAAGGGCCTGGGCACCACCTCCGTGACGGCCACCTCCGGCGAGCTCAAGCAGGCGTTCGATGTCACCGTGGCCCTGCCGGAGATCTCCACCGTCACGCTCGAGGCGGCTCCGGCCACCTTGAAGGTCGGTGAGACCGCCACCCTGGCCGCCGTGGCCAAGGGAAGCGACGGCGCCGCCATCCAGGGCGTCCGCTTCTCCTACACCTCCAGCGACGAGAAGATCGCCACCGTGGACGCCAGCGGCACCGTGAAGGCCGTGAAGGCCGGCTCCGCCACCATCACCGCCGAGGGTGCTGGCAAGACCACCGAGGCGAAGCTCACCATCAAGAAGAAGTAA